A genome region from Salinigranum halophilum includes the following:
- a CDS encoding Zn-dependent hydrolase, translating to MLDIDADRLRETFDDYADIGATERGGLHRLALTDEDRAVRDRFRRDLEALGLAVRVDELGNMFARREGTDPDADPVLVGSHLDSQPYGGRYDGQLGVLCALETLRALEDAAVETRRPIEIVNWTNEEGSRFEHAMLGSGVFTGVISAAEALAITDDDGRSVGEELERIGYAGDHPCEAHDVHAHLELHVEQGPTLEEHGTSVGVVEGVFGMSWLDVTIDGEADHAGPTPMHTRTDALVAATDAIGEIQTLPTRLSEDAVTTVGRISVEPDSINVIPSRATFTADVRSYDDAVVDRGVEEIRFEVEAACERIGASFEVEEIWRIPHTEFSESVCATIDAAAAEADVSAERIVSGAGHDAKYLNDLAETAMIFVPSADGKTHNEAEFTPWDDVVRGAEVFANTTLRLAAE from the coding sequence ATGCTCGACATCGACGCCGACCGCCTCCGTGAGACCTTCGACGACTACGCCGACATCGGTGCCACAGAGCGGGGTGGCCTCCATCGTCTCGCTCTCACCGACGAGGACAGAGCGGTGCGCGACCGCTTCCGCCGCGACCTCGAAGCGCTCGGGCTCGCGGTCCGCGTCGACGAACTCGGGAACATGTTCGCCCGGCGCGAGGGCACCGACCCCGACGCCGACCCCGTGCTCGTCGGGTCACATCTCGACTCGCAGCCCTACGGGGGCCGATACGACGGGCAACTGGGCGTGCTCTGCGCACTGGAGACGCTCCGTGCGCTCGAGGACGCGGCCGTCGAGACCCGCCGACCCATCGAGATCGTCAACTGGACAAACGAGGAGGGCTCCCGCTTCGAGCACGCGATGCTCGGCAGCGGCGTCTTCACGGGCGTCATCTCCGCCGCCGAGGCCCTGGCCATCACTGACGACGACGGTCGAAGCGTCGGCGAGGAACTCGAACGCATCGGCTACGCCGGCGACCACCCCTGTGAGGCACACGACGTCCACGCGCATCTGGAGCTTCACGTCGAACAGGGGCCGACGCTCGAAGAACACGGCACGAGTGTCGGCGTCGTCGAGGGGGTGTTCGGGATGAGCTGGCTCGACGTGACCATCGACGGCGAGGCCGACCACGCCGGCCCGACACCCATGCACACGCGAACCGACGCGCTCGTCGCCGCGACCGACGCCATCGGCGAGATTCAGACGCTCCCCACGCGGCTCTCCGAGGACGCCGTCACGACGGTCGGCCGAATCAGCGTCGAACCCGACTCCATCAACGTCATCCCGAGCCGGGCGACCTTCACCGCCGACGTCCGGAGCTACGACGACGCGGTCGTCGACCGCGGTGTGGAGGAGATCCGCTTCGAGGTCGAGGCCGCCTGCGAGCGAATCGGTGCCTCCTTCGAGGTCGAAGAGATCTGGCGCATCCCACACACGGAGTTCTCCGAATCCGTCTGTGCGACTATCGACGCCGCCGCGGCCGAGGCCGACGTCTCCGCGGAGCGCATCGTCAGCGGTGCCGGCCACGACGCGAAGTACCTGAACGACCTGGCGGAGACCGCGATGATATTCGTCCCGAGCGCCGACGGGAAGACGCACAACGAGGCGGAGTTCACCCCCTGGGACGACGTCGTTCGCGGTGCAGAGGTGTTCGCCAACACGACGCTGCGGCTCGCCGCGGAGTGA